The Cucurbita pepo subsp. pepo cultivar mu-cu-16 chromosome LG05, ASM280686v2, whole genome shotgun sequence nucleotide sequence GAGCTCGTTTTTACACCTCCATGTCCGCCAGAGACAACGTCGGCCATGGCTCTCACACCGCCTCTACGGCTGCCGGAAAATCAGGGAAAACGACTGGTTTTTATGGACTTGCCGGCGGAGTTGCCAGGGGAGCAGTTCCTTCTTCGAGACTAGCGGTTTATAAAGCTTGCAATCCGGATTGCTTAGATGAGAATATTCTGGCGGCGTTTGATGACGCCATCGCCGACGGCGTGGATCTTATCACGATTTCAATTGTCGGAGCCGGTGGGTTTAATTTTGAACAGGACTCGATGGCAATTGGGTCTTACCACTCGATGGCTAAAGGAATCCTAACCGTCCAATCCGCCGGAAATTATGGGCCGGAGGACGGAACAGTGGGAAGTGTAGTTCCGTGGGTGTTCACCGTCGCCGCCACCAACACAGACAGAACCATCGTAGACAAGGTTGTTCTCGGCGACGGAAACACCGTGAATGGGTATTCCGTCAACACCTTCGCTCCAAACCAAAACGTTCCATTAATTTACGCAACAAACGCTTCCAGAAACTGTTCATCAAAAAATGCAGAAATTTGCAGAGATGGTTGCTTGGATCCATTGTTGGTGAAAGGGAAGATCGTTCAATGCAAGGCCTTCGACGGCGCTTCCAGAGCTTTCAACGCCGGAGCCGCCGGAGGAATTGTTCTTAACGACAAGGCCGCCAATGTTTCCTTCGTTCTTCCCTTCCCTGCAATCGCTTTGAAAATGGCGGATTATAAAAGTGTTGCAAATTACGCAATCTCTGCAACAAATCCCAATGTCACGATCTTTAGAAGCGTCGCTACTAAAGATCCTTACGCGCCGACGATCGCCGATTTCTCTAGCCGCGGCCCCAACATGTGGATGCTGGAGATCTTGAAGCCCGACATCGCCGCCCCCGGCGTCGAAATCCTCGCCTCGTTTTCTCCGATCGCGGCTCCTTCCGGCAATGTCGGAGACAAAAGATCTGTCGAATTTTCGATTCTGTCCGGCACTTCCATGTCTTGTCCCCATGTCGCCGGTGTCGCCGCTTATGTAAAGAGTTTCCATCCAAATTGGTCGCCGGCAGCGATCAAATCAGCCATCATGACGACGGCTAAACAAATCGTTCGTACGGATGGAATTTTAATTCGTGAATTTCTTTACGGGTCGGGTTTAATCGATCCAAATCGAGCAATCGAACCCGGActtgtttatgaaatttttgaaaaagatcACTTGAATGTGCTGTGTGCAAAGGGGTATGATTCAAAGACGATGAAAGCATTTGTGGGAAACGATAGTGTTTGTTCGAAAACTTCTACGAAATATCTTGCTCGAGATTTGAATTATCCTGCAATGGTGGCTCATGTTCTACCGATGAAACCGTTTGTGGTTAAGTTTCAAAGAACTTTAACTAATGTTGGGGTTGCGAACTCAACTTATAGATCGAAGATTTCGTTGTTTTCTGGAGTTAATGTTTTGAAGTCGCTGGAAAAACTTAATGTAAGTGTTAAGCCTCAGGAACTGTGgtttagaaatttgaatgagaagAAGAGTTTTGTTGTGACGGTGGCCGGAGGGGCAATTCCAACTGAGATTGTTCTTTCTTCGGCATTAATATGGAGTGATCCGAACCATGAAGTTAGGAGTCCGATTGTTGTGATGGTCAAACCACCACTCTCTAATATCTCAAACTAATATTGTGggattcaaaataaaaatggtaagTGAATTTTATTTGGAGCGTTTTGGATTAATTCTCTTAattatagatttaattttgtttcaaaaggTGATATAAAGCATGGATAGTTGAAAGATTTGATATTATCCCATTAGAGGTAAAActaccaaa carries:
- the LOC111795666 gene encoding subtilisin-like protease SBT4.3, which encodes MAPDNFPILFSFIAALLAAIFTSANGSERKAHIVYMGAIQNRAMAESTHHLNLLRSVIGSSSVMEGSYIRSYGRSFNGFVAKLTGGEAEQLAAMDGVVSVFESKVFKTQTTRSWDYLGFPAKPTRNLAGETDVIIGSIDTGIWPELESFNDEGIGPPPARWRGTCAGGGNFTCNNKVIGARFYTSMSARDNVGHGSHTASTAAGKSGKTTGFYGLAGGVARGAVPSSRLAVYKACNPDCLDENILAAFDDAIADGVDLITISIVGAGGFNFEQDSMAIGSYHSMAKGILTVQSAGNYGPEDGTVGSVVPWVFTVAATNTDRTIVDKVVLGDGNTVNGYSVNTFAPNQNVPLIYATNASRNCSSKNAEICRDGCLDPLLVKGKIVQCKAFDGASRAFNAGAAGGIVLNDKAANVSFVLPFPAIALKMADYKSVANYAISATNPNVTIFRSVATKDPYAPTIADFSSRGPNMWMLEILKPDIAAPGVEILASFSPIAAPSGNVGDKRSVEFSILSGTSMSCPHVAGVAAYVKSFHPNWSPAAIKSAIMTTAKQIVRTDGILIREFLYGSGLIDPNRAIEPGLVYEIFEKDHLNVLCAKGYDSKTMKAFVGNDSVCSKTSTKYLARDLNYPAMVAHVLPMKPFVVKFQRTLTNVGVANSTYRSKISLFSGVNVLKSLEKLNVSVKPQELWFRNLNEKKSFVVTVAGGAIPTEIVLSSALIWSDPNHEVRSPIVVMVKPPLSNISN